The Phaenicophaeus curvirostris isolate KB17595 chromosome 6, BPBGC_Pcur_1.0, whole genome shotgun sequence genome segment AAAGCTCAGATCAGCAAAATATGGTGCAAAGAAGGTTTGAGTGGTTTTGAGGAGGGACCTCATCAGCTGATGCAAAGCTCAGTAGAAGCTGGCAAAGCCGCATCAACTGGAAACCTGACCTTTTTTATGGATATATTCATATTTCAACACTGTCCTAGCCTAATCTGAAAGGTGTTAGAGACAACATGCTTTCTCGGCTAATTCACCTGTTAGGCACGAGGTGCGTTTGTGTGGGGAATGCTATAGAAAGTTAAGAGAGACCAGTTATGAGAATCATCATGTCTTCTTAGAAATACCTCAATGGTTTGAGAATAGCCCCATTCATGATAAAACGGCCATTCTGCTGAAGCCAAAAAGCATTgcggtttttttttctgaggtgtGGTGTTGAACTCCAGGGTCATTTCTAGTGAATGAAGAAACATAATTGAAACCAAAACTATGGGGGGAggtagggaaagaaaatatgttttggtATATTCCCCATTTGATAAAGCAGCTTAAAATGTTTGGGtctgaaatggcctcaagttgtacctggtgaggtttagattggatattaggaaaaatttctttgcttgaaatgtggtgaagcactggaacaggctgcccaggcaaggagtggagtcaccatccctggaggtgtccaaaaaacatgtagatgtggcacttcacaacgtggtttagtaggcacagtggtgttgggctgacagttagACTgagtgatcttagaggtcttttccaaccttaacgattctatgattctatggtttaaTTTTGACATTGtgtagaaaaaaatctggaaaccAGGAAAACCAGGCAAATGCTACAGTGCCATTGCCCACCTGGCTGCAGCTAGGATGAAAGGCTGTGAAGGAAGGTCCCCACAGAGACCAAGGTTCCTCAATCCTTaaccattaaatattttctgctcaACCCACCCACCATCCTGAGGCACtgagcagaaaaggaaagctcATTTCCAGTTCCCTTGGCGTTATTAGGTAAGTGAGCAAAACTTCAGATAGAGGCAAGATGCTGTGTATTGAACATTATCTCTAAGTGAGTTACACAGCCTTGGAAAAAGAGGGTGGACACAGGATGGAGGGTGGGGACAATGTTTAGTTTACATAGTGAGGATTGGGGTTTATCTGACCCTTCTGGCATTTTGCTACCTCTGCCAGCGGAGGAGGAAGAGGTGCTTCACCTGGTGCTGATCCCACCACTCAACGTGGCTCCATCCTAAGACCTTAAGAtgtcaggttggacattaggaaatttttcacggaaagggtcattgggcgctggaacaggccacccaggaaggtggttgagtcaccttccctggaggtgtttaaggcaggagtggacgaggtgctgagggacttggtttagtatttgataggaatgtctgggctcgatgatctggtgggtcttttccaacctggtgattctacgattctatgaaaacatacTGGCTGTCCTCAATGGGCTTGAATCAAGCCTGGCCCTGCCTACACAGGAGCTTATTTCCTATCATAAGAAAATGTCTTTGGAGTAGTTCCAAGTAGGACCACAGGGAAGAGGAGACTTCCCTGGCCTTCTGCCCTGCCCTCAGGAGGTGTTCACCGGGCGGATCATACCGACGAGTGGCCACTTCACTGGTTGCTATTCActgatttctctctccttctccagctaCCAGGGAATCAGCTTTTGTCCACGCCATTGCCTCTGCTGGAGTGGCTTTTGCAGTGACCAGATCCTGCGCTGAGGGCTCGGCCACCATCTGCGGCTGCGACACCCGCCACAAAGGGTCTCCCGGGGAAGGCTGGAAGTGGGGAGGCTGCAGCGAGGACGTGGAGTTTGGGAGCATGGTGTCTCGGGAGTTTGCAGATGCTCGAGAGAACAGACCAGATGCTCGATCAGCTATGAACAGGCACAACAACGAAGCTGGAAGGACCGTAAGGATATTTAGTTTCAGCTTTCTCGATCTCCCTTTAATCTTTTCTTACTTGCCACAATGAACAGTGGGAGGGAACTGAGGGGAATAACCAAACCATGAAATTATGATACCTGCCCCATGATAGATCTTGCCAGGGAGGAAACCTATGAAAGTTCTAAGTAAATTTACCCACCCAGATGTAAATGTCTACCTTGGAGTCAGTATTCCAGGCATCTTTATAGAGAACGGATCAAGACAGACCGGTCTAGGATGGGATTTCATCCCAGCTTGAAGAAGTCATTTGAAATAGCTCAGTTAATGATGCCTGAACTGTGCCTGTCCACCTCAACTGGTTGTAGGCAGAAGGTGAGCTGTAGAGACAGAGATGCCTGTACTCTGGACATATGAGGTTAAGAGAGATAGACCAGGGTTTATTGGGGAGGATTCAGCTGCTTAAGGAAAtcctttttaatagaaattgaGATACACTGAAGTACCTAGCCTGCCCTTGGGCTGCTACTGGCAAAAAATGTGTCTCCTGCAGGTCCTCCGTCATTTGGGACTGATGGCTTGGACAGGTCTGGGACCCACAAATGGCATTAGTTGCATGTCTTTAGCAACTTAGTCCTAGTTTGAGAGCAGCTCTCCATTCCCTGGGATCACCACTCTTCTTTGCAGGCTTCAGGgtgggaaagagcaggagaGCATCTCCCAACATCCctccttccagtacttaaagggggcctacaagaaagctgggaagggactctttatcagagagtgcagggataggacgaggggggaatagttttaagctgaaagagaggatatttatattagatattagaaagaaatttttgactgtgagggtgaggcacaggttgcccagagaagtcgtggataccccatccctgttcaaagccagcttggatggggctttgagcaacctgatcaagtgggaggtgtccctgcccatagcagggggttggaactggatgatttttaatgtcccttccaacccaaaccattctttgattctatgattcttctcaACACTGTTCCATTCCCCAGggaatatttaaagaaaatgaaaggtaaaGTGATGCTGGTGCTTTCTGATTTAACTTGGACCATACCCCAAAGCCAGTCAATGTGTTTGCACTTCAGTCACAGAGCAAAATGGACAAGGGACCTGAAAACACAAAGTCTTGCCCTCATCACAGTTGCTACTTTGCACACGGTGAATATTTCCATAATGTGGAACAATCCCAGTAAGAGGACATTCTCTTTTTCATCTCAAGAATAGCCTGTAAATGCCAGAAGAATGTAATCTATGGAAAACAAGTTGTGAAATTCAGTCACAAAGATTCTGCAGATGAAGACTATGCTGCAGCCCCTCtaaaataacagtattttttttttctcataatgtACTTGATATAGTTTATCCctcagtggaagaaaaataccTCATTGAAATCAAAAGAGATTAATGTGGTCTTCTTCCCTCAGGAGCAGGTCTTATATAGGCTTAGGAGGACATAGATCTGCGCAATGAGCTATCGCAAAGCCACCACAGTTGCTCTATGCTAGGAAGGAAGCTGTCCTCAGACAGGCTAAGATTTCAGTATGGGGTCCTCAAGTGGATGCTATCAAGCCCTAGTGGAGTTATCCCTCCTCACAATACAAGAGAGATGATCTCAAACAGGGAATATAACCcttcaaaattaaataccactggaaagaaaaattgtcCACAATAAAGATGACCACAAGCAATAATGTGGTTTCTTTCCTCCAGCATTGTCCTGAATTATTCCAGGTACCCCAAGATGCATTGCTGGTGGCAGTTGCTGGGATAGGTAATGAGATAAAGAGTGTGGAGGTGCTGGGTAGAGTGGAAAGAAGGGATTTGCCTTAAAGTGAGAATCCCTGGAAAAACTGGGCTTTGAGCAAACACACCTGTGATCCGAAACCTGcagaggtttttttattgtaaGTCTTGTTACTTGACATTGAGTTATTTTTGGATGTTTTACAGCTGTAAAAGATTAGAGAGCAGATGTCACACCATTATCTGCAATCCTACTGTTTTATAAAGCCCTAGTATTTTCCATTCTCACCACGCCAACCCTCATAGGGTAGCCCTTCCATTCCTCCATGCTCAAGCGTTTCCAGCTAAACCTGAGCCATAGGCAACATTTCACATTAGTTCCCTTATGAACTCCAACTCTACCACCAGGGCAGAAGCTTTGATTAAGTTCAACATGATTATATGAACTGAACATTTTGTGGTTCTCTCTCATCGCTAATTACAACCTCCTTTGCAGCGGGTGGTACTCCTTAAATAACACAGGTAAGCACCTGGTGAACACTAAGGTGCTGATTCATGGCAAATCTTTTGGACTCAGGCTGGCACTAGTCTGTTCACGTACCCAGAAATTTGCTGATCAGTCTGAAAATGCAGGTTATCATGTAAGTTGCATAAGGCTGTCTCCCACCTCAGAATACTGGACGGCAACACCTCAAAAAACCTTTAGACTAATTTCCTAAGGGGCAAAAAACAAATAGCAAACTTCCAGGATCAATAATCACCTTTCCATTTATTCCCAAACAGTGTTTTTTGCTGAAGTCTGAGCCGTTCAAAATCAAAAATTTGGAccctatctttttttttctttgaaatgattttaaaaaaatcataagccTGgcttataaataaaaagatatcACTTTTCTGGATTTTGAACATAGCTGCAGCAAAGCTAGACCCTTGTTTACttaagaaaacatgaaacatGCAGAAAAGATGGAATTCTGTGCTAGATGGCTAAGACATTTAATACTTCTTGAATTTCCAACGGAATAGATGtttatttcatttacaaaaCCATTGTCTCAGTAGGTTTGTGTGCTCTTCTCTGCCTACATGTGTCTGAGTCCTGCTCTTCAGTGAAAGGACTGTGATATTCACACATGAACATTGATAAGTCAGAAATTATCATCCACAGAGATCTCCTTAGCCCTTAGCGAAAACTTGGTAGATGCTTCAATTTGGGGTGGGAATCAGacacagtcatagaatcatagaaccacaggatggtttgcgttggaagggaccttgatcATCCCATCAAGtaccaacccctctgccatgggcaggttcacctcccaccagaccaggctgctcaagaccccatccaacctgcccttgaacacttctacggaggaggcatccacaacttccctgggaatcctgtgccagtgtctcaccaccctcatcatgaagaatttcttcctaatatctagtctaagtcttcacccctccaatttaaagccatcccccctttccctttcactacatgcccttgcaaatatccctccccagctttcttgtagcccctttcaggtactggaaggccactataaggtctctctgtagccttctcttctccaggctgaacaaccccagctctctcagcctgtccccatagtAGAGATGCTCCATTCCTTTGATAATCACTAAAAGTAAGAAAGTTGCAGAGGTATTATCTGCCTCAGACCCAGCATCCATACAGAGCATTGACTAGAGGCTATGGCGTTTTTTGTTCACTAATGTTTCAATATATTTATGAAATCACTGCAAATCTTGAGGACACCTTGTCTAAACAGCGGAATGCAATATGTGTGTTGATTACAGACTAAcgtcttcctttttctttgcctttcctctcctctttttcagTCTATTATTGAGCTCATGCATCTTAAGTGCAAATGTCATGGCCTCTCAGGCAGCTGTGAAGTGAAGACCTGCTGGTGGTCTCAGCCAGACTTCAGGGTCATCGGTGACTACCTCAAGGACAAGTACGATAGCGCTTCTGAAATGGTGGTGGAAAAACATCGAGAATCCCGTGGCTGGGTGGAGACCCTCAGACCCAAATACAACTTCTTTAAGGCTCCAACTGAGAAGGACCTGGTTTACTACGAGAACTCACCGAACTTTTGTGAGCCCAACCCTGAGACAGGTTCCTTTGGGACCCGTGACAGAATCTGTAACGTCACTTCCCATGGGATTGATGGTTGCGACCTCCTGTGCTGTGGCCGTGGGCACAATACGAGGACTGAGAAACGTAAAGAGAAGTGTCACTGTATCTTCCACTGGTGCTGCTATGTCCGCTGCCAGGAGTGCATACGAGTCTACGATGTCCACACGTGCAAATAAAGCAGGCAAAACCCTTTACTGGGCTCCATGTGGAGAAATGGTTTTGAGCCTACTTCCTCTGAGGTTGCAGATGTGAGAGAAGTCTACTTTTttgatattaaaagaaaaaaaaacttttaaaaaggcTAAAACTGGTTGGATAGAATAGGTCTAATGACTTCTGGGCTATCCTGAGGTTCATCTGGCAGTCACACAAGTTACGCCCCAATGATGCCTCCTGTAGGAGACAGCAGTTTTTCAACCAGCgacaacagagaaagaagagcaTCAGCAAAAGCATGGATTTGCTCTGCTCTCACCCACCTGAAGTGACTCAAGGGATTAAGTGTCCTCTGAAAGACTTATATCTTCATAAgaatctccttctccttcagccAGGCAGAGGCATCTACGTACCCAAATAGCCAGACTCTGTGTATACTACGAACAACAAAAACAGCAGTGAAAGAAATAGAACAAGATAaattaatgattttaaaaaaaaaaaaataagcaaatccTCCTTTGCTTTTGCCCTGGAACAAGAGAAATCTACAAATATATAATGGAGCTGTAGAGTGGGCAGGCTTTTTGTGTGAACTCTTTAGCATAGTAGCTTCTGCCAGTTTTGACATAGGATGTGGTGACACCtccagagagggagggagggagaaggagagggagagaaagagagagaaatgctgATGGTTTCCTGCAAATGCCCTGTTGGCATACAGATGATGTGCACAGTACAGAAAAGACCAGTGACTGATACATAAAGTGAAGAGGACTCGCGTGCATTGAGAAGAAGACAGTACCACAAAGGCAGAAGTTACTCCAGCTGTGCCCCAGTATGTGGCTCAGCCAATGAGCCTTCCCAAGAAATCCATGGTGCTGAGCAAGCCTCCTGGGGTTGGACACTCTCTGCTGGGCGTAGGACATCCAGCTCCTCAGCATCCCACCTTGTTCCCatagaggaagaaagggaaagtgCTTACCCCTCCCACCTCATTAAAGAACACCAACACCAACAGTGGAAAGTGCACTTAGTCCATCTCTGCATCTCACACAGGCTTCCCCCGGGCACTTAGAAAACCTTTAGACCACAAGTCTGTCAGGAACACAACTCTGAAGGACTGCTTGTCACCCATTAATTTACATGACGGTGAACCAACTCACCACCACCTTCCCCAAACTGGAACAGCTTCAGACTTGAACCAAATGTTGTTCCACAC includes the following:
- the WNT3A gene encoding protein Wnt-3a isoform X1; amino-acid sequence: MASFGYFLFLCGLSQALSSYPIWWSLAIGHQYSSLGTQPILCGSIPGLVPKQLRFCRNYVEIMPSVAEGVKIGIQECQHQFRGRRWNCTTVNDSLAIFGPVLDKATRESAFVHAIASAGVAFAVTRSCAEGSATICGCDTRHKGSPGEGWKWGGCSEDVEFGSMVSREFADARENRPDARSAMNRHNNEAGRTSIIELMHLKCKCHGLSGSCEVKTCWWSQPDFRVIGDYLKDKYDSASEMVVEKHRESRGWVETLRPKYNFFKAPTEKDLVYYENSPNFCEPNPETGSFGTRDRICNVTSHGIDGCDLLCCGRGHNTRTEKRKEKCHCIFHWCCYVRCQECIRVYDVHTCK
- the WNT3A gene encoding protein Wnt-3a isoform X2 translates to MPSVAEGVKIGIQECQHQFRGRRWNCTTVNDSLAIFGPVLDKATRESAFVHAIASAGVAFAVTRSCAEGSATICGCDTRHKGSPGEGWKWGGCSEDVEFGSMVSREFADARENRPDARSAMNRHNNEAGRTSIIELMHLKCKCHGLSGSCEVKTCWWSQPDFRVIGDYLKDKYDSASEMVVEKHRESRGWVETLRPKYNFFKAPTEKDLVYYENSPNFCEPNPETGSFGTRDRICNVTSHGIDGCDLLCCGRGHNTRTEKRKEKCHCIFHWCCYVRCQECIRVYDVHTCK